The genome window GTTGCCGAGCTGGTCGACCGTGCAGCCCGTCGCCGCGCACAGCGTGTTGAGCGCCGCGTTGAACGCGACCTTCTCCCAGATCGCGGCCCACTCGTCGGCGTCAAGCGTGCACGCGAGCCCCGCGCGCGACAGCGTATCGGCCACCGTCGCCGCGAACGGGCGTGCCGCGCCGTCGGCCGTCATCATGCGGATCGCGCCCGCGCCGTGCGAGCGCACGCGCGCCGGCCCCGCCGCGTCGGCCGGCCACGTCGTCACGCCGACCAGGATGCGTTCGAGCGGCACGAACGCATTCAGCGTCTCGACATTGCCGAGCCCGTTCTGCAGCGTCAGCACGTGCGTGTCCCGCTCGAGCAGCGCGCGCACGCCGTCGAGTGCGGCACGCGTATGCAGCGACTTCGTGAAAACGATCAGCAGGTCGAATGATGCATCGGGCGACGCGGCCGCAGCCGCATTCGCCGCTTCCGGCCGCACGGCCTGCAACGTCCGGATACACCGCTCACCACGATCGTCATCGATGCGCAACCCGTCGCGGCGAATCGCATCGAGATGCGCATCGTTCACGTCGATCAGCGTGACGGCCTCGCCGCTTTCGGCCAGCCGCCCGCCGAACAGCGAGCCCATCGCGCCGGCGCCCAGAATCGCAATCCTCATCGTCGTCGGCCTCGTCAGAACGGATAGTGGCGCGGTGCGGTCTGCACCGTGATCCAGCGCAGGTCCGTGAACGCCGCGATGCCGGCCTTGCCGCCGAAGTGGCCGAAGCCGCTGTCCTTCACGCCGCCGAACGGC of Burkholderia sp. HI2500 contains these proteins:
- a CDS encoding ketopantoate reductase family protein; protein product: MRIAILGAGAMGSLFGGRLAESGEAVTLIDVNDAHLDAIRRDGLRIDDDRGERCIRTLQAVRPEAANAAAAASPDASFDLLIVFTKSLHTRAALDGVRALLERDTHVLTLQNGLGNVETLNAFVPLERILVGVTTWPADAAGPARVRSHGAGAIRMMTADGAARPFAATVADTLSRAGLACTLDADEWAAIWEKVAFNAALNTLCAATGCTVDQLGNHHDGPRLALAIAAEVAAVARAKGIAVDGERIAHNVEHAIRAHRGHRPSMLQDVLAGRRTEIDAISGKVVAAAREAGVAVPHAETLLALVRLIDARVN